One segment of Neoarius graeffei isolate fNeoGra1 chromosome 20, fNeoGra1.pri, whole genome shotgun sequence DNA contains the following:
- the syt17 gene encoding synaptotagmin-17: protein MGSSSPSCTSPSSRGSSSENSRSTFSLARQFSSLDSRRPSSPLVDTKPIEFWAMSPRKEAVQPLRKPQPPLDDYFRKLEPRLYSSESGGDDMDSLSDEELLLRYQLGLLHFSTQYDLIRCQLIVRVIEARDLPPPGMGVAHSNPYVKMSLLPDHKNSRQTGVKRKTQNPVFEERFTFELPFLEAQRRMLLLSVLDFDKFSQHCVIGKVMLPLSEVDLVKGGHWWKALVPSSQNEVELGELLLSLNYLPSAGRLNVDVIRAKQLLQTDMCQGSDPFVKVQLVAGLKLVKTKKTSCMRGTIDPFFNESFSFRVPHEELSEVSLVFTVYGHNVKSSNDFVGRVVIGQFSTGPAETTHWRRLLRSQRTPVEQWHSLRSRAECDRVSPASLEVT from the exons ATGGGCAGCAGCAGTCCGAGCTGCACCAGTCCCAGCAGCCGGGGTTCCAGCTCGGAGAACTCTCGCTCCACCTTCAGCCTCGCACGCCAGTTCTCCA GTCTGGACTCGCGGCGTCCCAGCTCCCCGCTAGTGGACACGAAGCCCATTGAATTCTGGGCCATGTCCCCGAGGAAGGAGGCGGTCCAGCCCCTGCGCAAACCGCAGCCTCCTCTGGACGACTATTTCCGCAAGCTGGAGCCACGGCTGTACTCGTCCGAGTCTGGTGGAGATGACATGGACTCTCTGAGCGACGAGGAGCTCCTGCTGCGCTATCAGCTCGGCCTCCTGCACTTCAGCACGCAGTACGACCTCATACGCTGCCAGCTGATTGTGCGTGTGATCGAGGCACGGGACCTGCCTCCTCCCGGCATGGGCGTGGCTCACTCCAACCCCTACGTCAAGATGAGCCTCCTGCCTGACCACAAGAACTCGCGGCAGACCGGCGTCAAGCGCAAGACGCAGAACCCTGTATTCGAAGAACGCTTCACCTTCGAGCTGCCCTTCCTCGAGGCCCAGCGCCGGATGCTGCTGCTCTCTGTGCTGGACTTCGACAAGTTCTCACAgcactgtgtcatcggcaaagtgATGCTCCCACTCAGCGAGGTGGACCTGGTGAAGGGGGGACACTGGTGGAAGGCTCTCGTGCCCAGCTCACAG AACGAGGTGGAACTCGGGGAACTGCTGCTCTCGTTAAACTACTTGCCGAGCGCTGGACGACTCAACGTGGACGTCATCAGGGCCAAACAGCTGCTGCAGACCGACATGTGCCAGGGTTCAG ATCCCTTCGTTAAAGTTCAGCTGGTGGCCGGACTGAAGCTGGTGAAGACCAAGAAGACGTCGTGTATGAGAGGAACCATTGACCCCTTTTTCAACGAGTCCTTCAGCTTCCGGGTGCCTCATGAGGAACTGAGCGAGGTTAGCCTCGTGTTCACAg TTTATGGCCACAACGTGAAGAGCAGCAACGACTTCGTGGGCCGCGTGGTGATTGGTCAGTTCTCCACGGGACCGGCTGAGACCACGCACTGGCGGCGTCTGCTGCGTTCCCAGCGGACACCCGTGGAGCAGTGGCACAGCCTGCGGTCCCGCGCCGAGTGCGACCGCGTTTCTCCCGCCTCACTCGAGGTCACATGA